A stretch of the Myripristis murdjan chromosome 24, fMyrMur1.1, whole genome shotgun sequence genome encodes the following:
- the LOC115356178 gene encoding alpha-N-acetylgalactosaminidase-like: MRFAVVACVLALSTVTFALDNGLMRTPPMGWLAWERFRCDIDCEHDPKNCISENLFIDMADRLAEDGWRELGYVYVNIDDCWASMERDTQGRLQSDPKRFPGGIRKLARYMHDRGLKLGIYGDMGTHTCGGYPGTPLDKIEIDAQTFADWEVDMFKFDGCYSNATEQEQGYPLMSKALNATGRPIGYSCSWPAYQGGLPPKVNYTQLGEICNLWRNYGDIQDSWDSVLYIADWFFANQDVLIPAAAPGQWNDPDMLIIGNFGLSMDQSRAQMALWAIMAAPLFMSNDLRTISSGARVILQNKMAISINQDPLGIQGRRIVKEKSGIEVYWRPLSNNASALVFFSRRNDMPYRYQTSLSKLNYTTGSYKIYDVFNDKGSTLKDSTDFVVSVNPTGVVMWHVSAPAKLGQRQFYGGGKLQGPTYHHHDNAIPPSFL; encoded by the exons ATGCGCTTTGCCGTGGTTGCTTGCGTACTGGCGCTCTCCACGGTCACCTTTGCCCTTGACAACGGGCTGATGAGGACCCCTCCCATGGGCTGGTTGGCATGGGAACGATTCCGCTGCGACATTGACTGTGAACATGACCCCAAGAACTGCATCAG TGAGAATCTGTTCATCGACATGGCAGACCGACTGGCAGAGGACGGCTGGAGAGAGCTCGGCTACGTCTACGTCAACATAGACGACTGCTGGGCCTCCATGGAGAGAGACACGCAGGGGCGGCTGCAGTCAGATCCTAAGAG GTTCCCAGGAGGCATCCGCAAGCTGGCGCGCTACATGCACGACCGCGGTCTCAAGCTGGGGATCTATGGagacatgggcacacacacctGCGGGGGCTACCCTGGCACGCCGCTGGACAAGATCGAGATAGACGCCCAGACGTTTGCCGACTGGGAGGTGGACATGTTCAAGTTTGACGGCTGTTATTCTAACGCCACGGAGCAGGAGCAGG GCTACCCTCTCATGTCAAAAGCTCTAAATGCAACCGGCCGTCCCATTGGCTATTCCTGCAGTTGGCCCGCCTACCAAGGTGGACTCCCGCCCAAG GTAAACTACACCCAGCTGGGTGAGATCTGCAACCTGTGGCGAAACTACGGCGACATCCAGGACTCCTGGGACAGCGTTCTGTACATTGCTGATTGGTTCTTTGCAAACCAGGATGTCCTGATACCGGCCGCCGCACCCGGACAATGGAATGATCCAGACATG CTCATTATTGGGAACTTTGGCCTGAGCATGGACCAGTCCCGTGCTCAGATGGCACTGTGGGCGATTATGGCCGCGCCTCTCTTCATGTCCAACGACCTGCGCACCATCAGCAGCGGTGCCCGCGTCATCCTGCAGAACAAGATGGCCATCAGCATCAACCAGGACCCCTTAGGCATTCAGGGACGACGCATTGTCAAG GAGAAGAGTGGGATCGAGGTGTACTGGCGCCCGCTGTCAAACAATGCCAGCGCCTTGGTTTTCTTCAGTCGTAGAAACGACATGCCCTACCGCTACCAGACCTCCCTCAGCAAACTCAACTACACCACCGGCAGCTACAAG atcTATGATGTCTTCAATGACAAGGGATCGACACTGAAAGACTCCACCGACTTCGTGGTGTCGGTCAACCCCACCGGCGTGGTCATGTGGCACGTCTCTGCACCCGCCAAACTGGGCCAGCGCCAGTTCTATGGTGGCGGCAAGCTGCAGGGACCCACATACCATCACCACGACAACGCCATCCCACCCAGCTTCCTCTGA
- the LOC115356175 gene encoding uncharacterized protein LOC115356175 produces MDYYTPTQRNPNTGVVPLFCGFAFGSAAVTAHEASSILSADNLHPMVVKMARIIGTAGVGAVLFPLALGLATLMASAGLVMGALSTASGPMMTLGAMGAGLLIGTGLQTALSFGVSGLLVTVTVLLLVGYVIMQSHNHRQTIEEWMKDINASHVMVMLAMAFTGNLVAVVFGMAEGTHIEKSKGKALQCLAGVRVILMILYILLILLRIVMSKNLWSAFGNLPYYTAINFQTWVFPLLAVMGGFVAGLGAASEAEPESEADVALMLSSVLWVGVLSAGLLGAAIGAVAMVGLGAVAAERVAMEAAVTSSVALRLLLPACHVTGVVGSVGGLLGGAVVAGGSMAMASHYSPINGIWCCLGALLGSGCFFSLGKISTFTVLVIAGAGTSFPSWEEAARIQFDLLVLSAYLETSVEGAIISALLLGLTTVGSALLGGAALWTAALGKVGTLGVLGAALVSLGVSTMERLRTLENPVTFVEMAGSLTFTFAILSGIELTYFILK; encoded by the exons ATGGACTACTATACACCAACACAGA GGAATCCCAACACTGGGGTTGTACCTTTGTTTTGCGGTTTTGCCTTTGGAAGTGCTGCAGTTACAGCTCATGAGGCTTCATCCATCCTGAGCGCAGATAATCTCCATCCTATGGTGGTCAAGATGGCTCGCATCATTGGCACAGCTGGCGTGGGAGCAGTGCTCTTCCCTTTGGCACTTGGTTTAGCCACGTTGATGGCATCTGCAGGGCTGGTTATGGGTGCTTTATCAACTGCATCTGGACCTATGATGACCCTAGGTGCCATGGGAGCTGGACTTTTGATAGGAACAGGACTACAAACAGCGTTGTCATTCGGTGTCTCTGGACTCTTAGTGACAGTCACTGTACTGTTGCTTGTTGGCTACGTAATCATGCAATCCCACAACCACAGACAGACCATAGAAGAATGGATGAAGGACATCAATGCTTCACATGTTATGGTAATGCTGGCCATGGCTTTTACTGGAAACcttgtggctgttgtctttggaATGGCAGAAGGAACACACATCGAAAAGTCAAAGGGAAAAGCTTTGCAGTGCTTAGCAGGTGTGAGGGTCATTCTTATGATATTATATATACTTCTGATCCTGCTGCGAATTGTGATGTCCAAAAATCTATGGTCTGCATTTGGAAATTTGCCATACTACACCGCCATCAATTTCCAAACCTGggtgtttcctctccttgcaGTAATGGGAGGGTTTGTGGCTGGTTTGGGGGCTGCATCGGAGGCTGAACCTGAATCGGAAGCAGATGTGGCACTGATGCTGAGCTCAGTCCTCTGGGTGGGGGTCCTGTCTGCAGGCCTGCTGGGAGCTGCTATAGGAGCGGTGGCTATGGTTGGTTTGGGTGCTGTGGCGGCTGAGAGGGTTGCAATGGAGGCCGCAGTGACATCATCTGTTGCCCTCAGACTCCTGCTCCCAGCATGCCATGTGACAGGGGTGGTGGGTAGTGTGGGGGGTCTGTTAGGGGGAGCTGTGGTGGCAGGGGGTTCTATGGCAATGGCAAGCCATTATTCACCAATTAATGGAATATGGTGCTGTCTCGGGGCACTTTTGGGATCTGGTTGCTTTTTCTCTCTGGGGAAAATAAGTACTTTTACTGTTCTGGTTATTGCAGGAGCAGGAACAAGTTTCCCCTCCTGGGAGGAAGCCGCTCGAATCCAGTTTGACCTTCTTGTCCTGTCTGCTTATTTAGAGACATCTGTAGAGGGTGCCATAATAAGTGCTTTACTGCTAGGCCTTACAACTGTAGGTTCAGCATTGCTTGGTGGAGCAGCGCTATGGACAGCTGCTCTGGGGAAGGTGGGCACCCTGGGAGTGCTGGGTGCTGCCTTGGTCTCACTCGGAGTGAGCACCATGGAAAGACTGAGAACACTGGAGAACCCAGTGACATTTGTGGAAATGGCTGGCAGTCTCACATTCACATTTGCCATTCTGTCTGGAATCGAGCTTACATACTTTATACTTAAGTGA